The genome window TCTCAGGGGTTATTCCAGTAATGGGTGGATATACGACACAAgtactttagaaattttttgtagCTTATGATTCCACGAAAAATGTCTAACCTTTTGTCCTAAATCCATTCATCAAGATGGAACATTCGACTTGATGCAAACGGGTAACTGTGAGGACATTAGTGTTTCATCTCGATTAGAGGATTAATTAGGTGGAATTCATCAAAGATGACTGGTTAATAACCGAGGCTTTGGGCTTTGAGtcaggaaaaaaagaaataatggtTTCTGAAGGGAGAAATGTGTtcgaattttgaataattataggCCATCCATTGTTATTACCATCTccttaaatttgaataatcaTCAAGACCACCCCCCCTCCCAACATAAACAAAAAAccccaataaaatttatgaaaaacccTGTGATGAAGTGATAAAAGTCAAGAATTCCCTTAATTttgcatttattttctttaaacgTTCAGCACCAAAAACATCTCACGATGAACgaagataattaaataataataaataaacctAGGATGAATAgtattcacaaaaaataaagaacCATTTCGTTCATTCCCATTTTATCACTTCATcattaatggaaaaaatagcCCCTCAGTAATACTTGGGATCAATAATATTCAATCGATGAATGGTAAAACATCACTCACCAAGTAGTTTCGTTCTGGGTGCAGTACTGGTTTCCTTAATAGTTTTCTTCATCTCCACCTTCTTCGAATCATTACGCTTTCCCTCCTCTGTATTATTTATAACTGGACTCTTATTAGCCCGATTTAATGCACGTTTAGCTCGTGATGGCACTTTAGCAACTGATTTAGCAATAGCCAGTGCTTTGTTAGTTATTCGTTTTTTATTACGACTGCTTCTCATTGGTTTCTTATTATCATCTTCATCACTAGACTCATCTTCAGATGATGACGATGAGGTGTCACGTTTTGATCTCTTGCGTTGATGTTGCTTTCTTTTGATGGTGCTTTTTCTCTTCTTCAATTGTGACTCATCTTTGTATAACGATAAATCAAGCCCGTCCGGATGTTCCTCTGTCACACTTGGCTTTTCAGAAACACCAGCTTCCACGTCTATTGCTCTcttcagaatattttccgTACGCAAAAGCTCGATTTTCGTCAGCTGAAACTTGTTTTTGTCGATTTTGTTGAGGTTCAGGTTCGTCAATATGCAGTCGAAATCTGAAAGTGGTATTAAAGAACCAAAATTTCTATGAAATTCTCCGAAAAAATTGcccaatttcatttttaaaatttccctTCCTTTTTTTTACGATGAGGCATCATAGTTGACTTAAAAATTGCGAAATGATACTAGAGAACTGTTTAGTGTAACTAAAAGTCCTAACCAatgacaattaaattaaaaacccCTCAATTTACCTGTAAAATCGTAGAAGTCAGGTGAATAAATTTCTCCATTATTCTTGTCCTGCGACAGCCAGCGAATCCTGATGCGCCTACTGCTCTTATAAATATTTTGCATCGCTTGACACACGTAGAAGCTCCCCTCGGCATTTCTTACCGcgagaaattcatttttatagaACACAATAAGTTTATCGTCGGCATTCTTATTTGCCACTGGTTTGCTAAGTGTCTTAACGATCAAGGCAATCTCTGGCAACGGGCTCTGATAGGGCTGTGTCTGAACTCTGTTTCTCTTCGGTTTGCTACCTCCCTCCCCGACACTCCCCTTGAGATCCTTGAGTTCACGTGATTTTCTCTTTACAACTCTGGGAGTTGTggcaattttcatttctgttTTCACCGGTGACGATGTCTCTGGTTTAGTTGGTGTTTTTTTCTGTACATTTGGGGAACTCTGCTCTTCTTTCTGGGGAGTCTTGGGGGGTTGCGTGCTCTCCGGGTCCTTCGAGCCATTATTCATTGgtgattttttctcctctggTTTGACTAAATCGTCGGGTGCATCACCGGGGCCCTTTTCAGACTCGATTGCGCTCTCGGGTATCAGATTGTTGTTTCTGTTGACTTCTGATTGTTTTGGGGATGTCTCCTGGTCTATTGAGGCTTTCGCCCCCTCGACACCGTTggggagggatttttctacctCTTGTTTGTCACCATTGTTACTATTGTACTGCTGGCCTGGGTACACTGGACTCCTGTGGTCCTGCACCAGGCTAAGGGGCTGGGAGGCTGGCTGAAGGGTAACATAACTTAGACCACTGTTGCTCAGTGGTTTCATTGATGCTGTTGAGTCCGCTCCTGGCGACACTTTCTGGGCCATCGCTGTCATTGGGAGCATTGAATGACCTGTTGAGGGGGCTGAACTTTGTACGCCTGGCATCGGTGTTTTTATCGCTGATGCACTCATTTTGGGGTTTACTAAGCtgaaaagacatttttttcgttaaattttTAGTGTCGAAAGGATATGACTCGTGGGAGGAAGGCTGGGATCTTTGACAAGGGGGTCTGAAGAAGTAAATCCAAAATCCCTGTTACAAAAAATCACagcatttaaaattaaaaaatactttttgtcCTTTCAATCCCCTGAATCACgaggtaaaataattttctaaaaaattcagaacCTCTAGAAAATGTCCCATATTTTCCGTCGTCCTCATGGCCAACCTCAAAAATTCTTTATAACTAAttcaaagttaaaaaaaaatctccaaccCTCACAATCACCTCCAAATTCATCCCGAACCACCAACAATCTCACGAACCCCTTTTCCCGCCGAAAATCCATGCCTCAGAGCCCCCTAAAATCCCCTTGGAAAACCCTACACATGTCCAACCCAATTCCATTATCACCTAtccccacattttttttatcaactgcACGATAGATTGTAGGTGGTATGTGAATGTTGAACTGTTATGAAATGCTCAAGCATCAACGACAGGAGGTAGAGGGGACGATGGTGGTCTGGGGGGGTCGGGGGGAAGGGTATGTGGTGCGAGTAAACATAAACATGGAGCGTATTTTTGCCATTTTAAGGCAGTTTTTTCGATTATCCGATGGTATAAAAAGATTTATAACACTCACTCGATGGATATTTATCGTCTGATACTATTCAATTGATGCACGATGTCCACAAGCTTTCGATGTTTGTTGGCTACGAACCTGGCCTCACGGTTAACTCATCATTGCCACCGAAAACGTTTTTCCCGCTCAGtagttttaacaatttttttaggtACATGCGAGGCACTTTCCACGCATTGTTCACTGATTAATGATACTGAAAGGTTTTGCTCAACTTTTTTGGGGCTTTTGATAGTATTTTTGGGGGATTATATGCGCTTTTGATGGATGAAAAATGTTGTACGACTGTGCACCGCACTTTTTCGGGTAAAAAAAACAGGAGAATGCCAGGACGTTAGATGGCGTCGGTTAGTCGACGCCGCTTGAGGGGACCACTCAACGATTGGGGGCGGGCGACACGTCGGGATTGGACGAGCGTTTTCATGACGCGACTGGCgggatttttgattttttttttacttaacgTGACGAGGGTTGTTTGTGTTCACTGTTATTAATTGTAGTCTAGTGTCATTCCACTGTTTTCCGTTCTATTCGATGACACCCtcgtaattataattaataaccCGATTGCCATTTGAAAATCAGTTTTTTGGTGGAGAAAAATTGTGTGAAACTGTCtataattgtttatatttaattgtttatttcaattgtCATAATTATACTACGTTGTAACTTGTGTGTGGTTCGTTCGGCTTGGGAATATGATAGAAGAAACTCTGAACCAAACAGAACGTCACTTTTACCCAATGACAGTGTACAACTGGAGGGTAGGGGACAGGGAGGCAGATAGTTTGAAGCTTCTGATTGTTGATGATATTATTTGTTGTTAAGCCCTCTCAACATCAGGATAATCACAAACGTAACTAATAACGGTAAGAATTTAGGttcgaaaattattttgtgcCTAAACAATTGATTTGATTTGCTTTTCCCAAATCTGACTTTCTAACCTTAAAATAATCCTAAATTTTGTCTGTTCGATACATTGCAGAGGGGAAAAAGTATCAAAGAATGTCCGAAtccattttaataataataaattcagttGCAAAGCCGAGAtcaggccctttttttccaGGTCCAGACAATTCGAGGTTAGAATGGTAGTATATTGGCCCTGTCATCCACTCATTATGTCACCAGGACTATAGCAATGTATTTTTAATCGCCAGAAGTCAAAAAAAGAGTTATTTACTTCTCTAAATGAGAATCATTCTTTCATCATCGATCACAAGAATATCCGTTTCAGCTCAATCATGAATATTCCCCTCGTTCAACAAGCCGGCATGCAGATGGGTCAGATGCCCCAGCCCAACAATCCTCAAATGGCGCAGAATCCCCAACAAGTccagcaacaacaacaacaacagcaacagcagcagcagcagcagcaacagGCTCAAGAAAAGCTCGACAATATTTCCAAGGTGAAGTCCCTCGTGGGCCCCCTGAAGGAGTCCCTGGCGATAGCCATGAAGTCCGCAGCCCAGACATTCCACCAGAACAGTCTGGTGGACGTCGGCTCCCTCAAAGGCATCGAACCCACGGATCATCGATTTAACAAGAACTTCGAAGAGTTCTTTTCCATCTGCGATCAAATTGAACTGCATCTCAAGACTTCTATCGAGTGCTTGTCACAGAACTCCAGCTCTGTGAGGTATCTACCAATGCCCGTGGTTCCCACGAGGGTCGAGCCTGTCTCCACCCAGGAGGGCCCTGCACTCACTTATCCACAGTTCCTGATGACTGTTAAAGCTCAGGTGGGATTCTTCAGGGAGGTTCATGACACCTTGGTCACTGCTGCTCGGGTTATGTCTGACTGAGGGTTAGAGTAAGAGCTTTTTGTAAATAGATAAAATTAAGTCTTTTATGTTTAGGAAGAGACAAAGAGTAATGTCTTTATTTTAAGGAATTTAAGATGTAGTGAATGAAGGGGTGGGAATATATAAAATAGTTGTGCAGGCCGATAGGGGATGGTAATTTTGTAATAATCGTGGGTCTATGCATAATAAATGTGTGATTTTTTAaggaattaagaaaaaaaattattccaaacaaatattgaaattgttCATTATGATTCCTAAAACCTTTTTCAGATAGTTAATAGGTACATATGTACGTATTGATGGATACAATTTaatatccaataaaaaaacaatatttcctTGTTATTTTCATCTAATATTCACACCAAAATATGTCGACTCCTATTTTGCCAATAACATCAAGATACCGCAACAAATTAAACtacaaaatacaaaaaatgttgaaatatcTCCCCTCATCTTAGTTCATCCACCAATTAACTTCCCCAGAACAAACATTtttccgtaaaaaaaaaataattaattctcccCTCCCGTCCCCCCTTAaacttcagtaatttttcacaagaATTACCCCACACTATCCATCTTCGTCTTTCACCGCAAAAAAAGCCggcaaaaaaatgtgaaacccAGTGGCTGCAGTTCTCATATGTCTAAACACTTCCATTtacgtgaaataaataaaattcatacaaAAATGATAATCATCAGCTCATTACCACCCTGGGCGCATAGAATGGGTGGCAACGGGTGTAACGATCCTTGTCATCcgagatataaaaaaatagaaaaaacaaacaatcgcataataaaaaaattattacaccTGACGGCTGTTTGACTTGCACGTTACGGAATTGTTATCCACCGAAGacgcaaaaaaattgtatttattaCTTAAGGTGGGAGGTAAACCGTGACGCCATGCTCTCATGTGTATTACGGGCAAACTtgccagatattttttattcacatgtgaataaataataatagaatatacaattattgaaattttatttcaatgaaaaaaaaactggacgAGTTAAGCCCGGGGAAGCcattgattatatttttacattaataATGAGACAGTTCGTGAATTCAATTCGACTTTTATGTTAATAGTACACGATTTCTTGCTGACGgataaagaaattaaaatggaGGAACTAATTGCTTCTTCAGTTTTTACGGGCTCTcctcatgaattttccaacCACTCCGGAGGCTGGGGTAGAAAGTGACCCCGTTGTGTAGAAGCCATTTTCCATTGTGAAGTGAAGCCATTTTCCTCCGTTAGTTTCCGCGAtattgaaaaacgaaaaaatggccTCCGAACTTTTTTAACGTTTTCTATAATATATAGTAGAGTAAAATCGGTTCATGATGAGGGGTTCCAAGTGGACATTTTTCAGGCTcttaattgaattgattaacAGTGATCTTGGCCCGGGAGTTTTAGTGATATTTGACTGTAGTGGAGTCGGGGAAATGATCTAACTTGGGATTTTTATCGGCGAACGATTTTTCAGTCAAACAACTTCTGGAGGATTTTGCCTGTTGGAATGCAATTCAGTGGGCTTGAAAGCACTTCTCTCCCCAAAAGAGCGTGCTTTCATTCTAAAAGGGGAGG of Diachasmimorpha longicaudata isolate KC_UGA_2023 chromosome 3, iyDiaLong2, whole genome shotgun sequence contains these proteins:
- the LOC135160879 gene encoding uncharacterized protein LOC135160879 isoform X1 encodes the protein MSASAIKTPMPGVQSSAPSTGHSMLPMTAMAQKVSPGADSTASMKPLSNSGLSYVTLQPASQPLSLVQDHRSPVYPGQQYNSNNGDKQEVEKSLPNGVEGAKASIDQETSPKQSEVNRNNNLIPESAIESEKGPGDAPDDLVKPEEKKSPMNNGSKDPESTQPPKTPQKEEQSSPNVQKKTPTKPETSSPVKTEMKIATTPRVVKRKSRELKDLKGSVGEGGSKPKRNRVQTQPYQSPLPEIALIVKTLSKPVANKNADDKLIVFYKNEFLAVRNAEGSFYVCQAMQNIYKSSRRIRIRWLSQDKNNGEIYSPDFYDFTDFDCILTNLNLNKIDKNKFQLTKIELLRTENILKRAIDVEAGVSEKPSVTEEHPDGLDLSLYKDESQLKKRKSTIKRKQHQRKRSKRDTSSSSSEDESSDEDDNKKPMRSSRNKKRITNKALAIAKSVAKVPSRAKRALNRANKSPVINNTEEGKRNDSKKVEMKKTIKETSTAPRTKLLGTGESTEVERNDKTSTGRAKRMATTTSKITTTEDSTSRTKKSRGRA
- the LOC135160879 gene encoding uncharacterized protein LOC135160879 isoform X2; its protein translation is MSASAIKTPMPGVQSSAPSTGHSMLPMTAMAQKVSPGADSTASMKPLSNSGLSYVTLQPASQPLSLVQDHRSPVYPGQQYNSNNGDKQEVEKSLPNGVEGAKASIDQETSPKQSEVNRNNNLIPESAIESEKGPGDAPDDLVKPEEKKSPMNNGSKDPESTQPPKTPQKEEQSSPNVQKKTPTKPETSSPVKTEMKIATTPRVVKRKSRELKDLKGSVGEGGSKPKRNRVQTQPYQSPLPEIALIVKTLSKPVANKNADDKLIVFYKNEFLAVRNAEGSFYVCQAMQNIYKSSRRIRIRWLSQDKNNGEIYSPDFYDFTDFDCILTNLNLNKIDKNKFQLTKIELLRTENILKRAIDVEAGVSEKPSVTEEHPDGLDLSLYKDESQLKKRKSTIKRKQHQRKRSKRDTSSSSSEDESSDEDDNKKPMRSSRNKKRITNKALAIAKSVAKVPSRAKRALNRANKSPVINNTEEGKRNDSKKVEMKKTIKETSTAPRTKLLEF
- the LOC135160882 gene encoding mediator of RNA polymerase II transcription subunit 29-like, producing MNIPLVQQAGMQMGQMPQPNNPQMAQNPQQVQQQQQQQQQQQQQQQQAQEKLDNISKVKSLVGPLKESLAIAMKSAAQTFHQNSLVDVGSLKGIEPTDHRFNKNFEEFFSICDQIELHLKTSIECLSQNSSSVRYLPMPVVPTRVEPVSTQEGPALTYPQFLMTVKAQVGFFREVHDTLVTAARVMSD